Proteins encoded by one window of Salicibibacter halophilus:
- a CDS encoding DUF6884 domain-containing protein, producing the protein MALAIIPCGNKKIWDKEGDIGPVPARKAYIGTFHQLCRAYAEMFYPQWVILSAKYGYLQPEDMVPGPYNVSFSHRSDAVIPIDRLADQVGEKALDDFRHLVVLTGKKYKPIVQKSFGPDHHVEMPLLGSRG; encoded by the coding sequence ATGGCACTAGCTATTATCCCATGTGGAAATAAAAAAATATGGGACAAAGAAGGAGACATTGGTCCCGTACCGGCGCGTAAGGCTTACATTGGAACGTTCCACCAGTTGTGTCGTGCGTATGCCGAGATGTTTTATCCCCAATGGGTGATTCTATCGGCGAAATATGGGTATCTCCAACCGGAGGATATGGTGCCGGGTCCTTATAATGTGTCGTTTAGTCATCGTAGTGACGCGGTTATCCCTATCGATCGATTAGCTGATCAAGTGGGAGAGAAGGCGTTGGATGATTTTCGGCACCTTGTCGTTCTCACCGGAAAAAAATACAAGCCTATCGTTCAGAAAAGTTTCGGGCCCGACCATCATGTGGAGATGCCCCTACTCGGTAGCAGGGGATAG
- a CDS encoding secondary thiamine-phosphate synthase enzyme YjbQ: MKMFQYKTTKRDEMIDITQDIQAWIKKEGYRDGIITLFNMHTTAGLTVNENADPDVKTDFIRRLDEIYPWDHPEDRHGEGNTAAHVKSSTVGTSETVLVEDGKLVLGTWQGVYYCEFDGPRPNRKVHARFDGK; encoded by the coding sequence ATGAAAATGTTCCAGTATAAAACGACAAAGCGGGATGAAATGATCGACATTACGCAGGACATCCAGGCTTGGATCAAAAAAGAAGGGTACCGGGACGGGATCATTACGCTTTTCAACATGCACACGACCGCAGGGCTTACCGTTAATGAGAATGCGGATCCCGACGTAAAAACAGATTTCATCCGACGCCTGGATGAAATCTATCCTTGGGATCATCCTGAAGACCGGCACGGAGAAGGGAATACAGCGGCACATGTGAAATCAAGCACGGTTGGTACGAGTGAAACAGTGCTTGTGGAGGACGGAAAACTCGTCCTCGGAACGTGGCAAGGCGTTTATTATTGCGAGTTCGATGGCCCACGCCCGAATCGAAAAGTGCATGCTCGATTTGACGGAAAATAA